The genome window GGCCGAGCGAGAGGTATCTGCCCTCTCCGAGCTCTCTTCTCAGCATGGTCCCCGGCACCTCCCCGACGGGATCAGAGGGATGGGCAGCATCCCATCCCAGCAGCATCCCATCCCAGCAGCATCCCCGTGTCCCATCCCAGCAGCGAGGATCTGGGCTGGGCTCGGAGATACACCGGGTGACCCCACTCGCTATGGAAGCCGTGGGATTCAGGCTGGTACCCACACACAATCGATAGGGGTCTGCTGCCCTCCGGGCAGTGCAGGTAGCTCAGCTGCGGGGGTTTGTCTGGAGGCAGCATCCATAGGAAGGAATTTGTGGCGGTTTCTTGTATAAACAAGCGGTTTGGATGCGCACAGTGCTTGCAAAACCCAAATAAATGGTAAGGAAGCATGGATTAGcctaagaaatacaaaactgagGCTGCAGTTGGCTGGGCCCTGCCAGCGGCCCTTGCTTGGGGCGGAGAGGCTGGGGAGCCCTCcggagagggggaaggaggagcatGGCCAAAGCATTGCTGTCTGGCTGGCCAGGTCCTGGCTGCCGCCTCTGCTCGGCCGGCCTGGTGCCGGTGCCAGCATGGGGCTTTTCCTCATGGCTCACCGAGCCGTGCCGGTGGCACTGGGGACCAGGGCTGCAAGGTTGAAACCTCGCTGTGCTGGGACATGGATGCTCAGGTGGAGACCGCTCTCCACGCCGGGTGAAAGAGCCTGATGTACACAGGGTGCCTGGGGACGTGGTGGCCGGGTGGCACGGCAGGTCACATCGTGCTGTGAGGTGGCTTGTGGTGCGTGTCTGTCCGTGGTGCGTGTCCATCTGTGGCTGCCCTTGGTGTGGTTTCCTTCCAGGGGGTGATTGCCGACTTGAAGCTGCAAGGGGACCCACGGGCGGCCGAGCGCCAgtgtgaggaagaggaggatgacaCTGAGGAGGTGAGCGCTGACAGCCTGGCCAGGGCAGGTGAGGGGGCTGCCCCCCTGTGCTCCCGGCTGACTCCTCGCCCCTTCTACCCGGGAAAACGCAGGTCTCTGGCGATTTCGGCAGCGGGGTGGAAGATGGACACCAACCCTCAGGGAAAGATAGGGTGAGTTGTTGCCCACAGGTGTTGCACCCAGTAGCAGGACCCCAAGATTTTAGGGACAAGGAGGGCTGGGTGCCCTCCATGGTCAAGGTCCCGGGATGCCCAACGGGGTTCCGACGCCTGCCCCTTTTGagagggcactgggagatgaATGGCACTGCAGTGTCCCCTTATTGTTGGCACAGGGTGTCCCGGGGCTGGTGGATGCTGTCCCCGTCACCTCTCCCCCCGTGGCAGCGGGTGGCGGGCCAAGGGGCGGCGGAGGCTCCCTGCAGCAAGCCGAGAGGACCAGAGCAGAGGAGACGCTGCAGGTCTCTGCGGGAGGTAATACCGACAGCagcatccccttccccaccgTGCCGGCCGGCCCCAGGGCACACCGGCAGGGACGTGGTGGGGTGTCCATCCCCGAGCACGACTGggtcccttttcccttcctgcaggCACTGGCCCCAAAGGCGAAAAGGGGGAGAAGGGCGAGCGTGGCCTGAAAGGGGACTCCGGGACCAGCAGCATTGTGGGGACGGGCAGTGTCAAGGGCGAAAAGGTGGGTGAGAGGGGGGGATCCCAGGGGCTTGAGGATGCCACCAATGTGTCCGTGTTTGACACCCACTCCTCTTTGTTCCTGTCCCGcagggggagaaaggagaacTGGGCGTTAAGGTGAGCATCACAGGGTGCGCCGGGGCAAAGCCATGCCTGCCTGGGCTGCCACCCCTGGGGACGTGCCACCCATCCCCTTTTCCTTTGGCTCCCCAGGGCAGCGCTGGATTTGGCTATCCTGGCTCCAAGGGCCAGAAAGGGGAGCCGGGCGACCCCGGCCCCCCTGGGACCCTCTCGCGGCACACTGACGGCTCGATGGTGGAGCAGGTCACCGGtcccccagggccaccagggAAGGACGGAGCCCCTGGCAGGGATGGCGAGCCTGTGAGTcgagcccccccgcccctcgggtatcccctctccccccacgcCTGCCTGCTTGCCTGCCTGTCTGCCTGCACACTGacctctcccctctctgccaCCCTAGGGCGATCCCGGCGAGGATGGCAAACCTGtaagtggggtgggggggtgggggggcaatGGGTGCCGGCCACCCCCCTTGCCTCGCTGCCCACTGACCCCCCACCGCTCCCCTTTGCAGGGCGATATGGGGCCCCAGGGATTCCCCGGGATGCCGGGGGAGCCCGGTCTGAAGGGGGAGAAGGTGagtgctggtgctggtgtggGGGGATGGCACACACCGCTGCCGCTGTTCCTCTCACCGGCGGATGGGCTACGCTTGCAAACCGCGCTCTCTCTTCTGTGCCAGGGTGACCCCGGCGTGGGGCCGAGAGGACCCCCTGGACCACCCGGTCCCCCGGGACCACCAGGACCCTCATCCAAGCATGACAAACTGGTGGGTACCCCCTGGGATACAGGGATCTGGGTGGGGGGTACGGCGCCACAGAGGAGCgggatgctgctgccagcccccagaCAGCATCCCCGTGCCGCCGGGCACCCCTACCCTGGCCGTCAGTGCCTGACATCACCCTCGCGCTTCTCCCCCAGACCTTCATCGACATGGAGGGCTCTGGCTTCGGCGGTGACCTGGAGAGCCTGCGGGTGAGTGcggctcctctcctgccagcaggGAGCGGGGGGACGCATGCAGCCATCgtcccttccttctcttctagGGTCCGCGAGGGCCGCCCGGTCCCCCAGGGCCACCCGGCGTGCCTGGTTTGCCAGGGGAGCCAGGACGGTTTGGGATGAACCGCACAGACCTGCTGGGACCGCCGGGGCTGCCAGGCAGGGATGGGATCCCCGGGCCACCGGGGCCAGCGGTAGGTGGCCAAGGGGACCTATCCCTGGGCCACCCCACGGTGGTGGGGCTGTAACTGCCCCCTGTGGTGGTGGGGGGCTCGGTGcccaccagccccacagggTTTTTCCACACTGGAGCCAGCTCCTGGGCATCTTGCAGGGTCCTCAGGGTCCTCCTGGAAAAGACGGGGTGGCTGGCCAGCCGGGACCCAAAGGAGAGCAGGTGAGTGTCCCATGTCCCGTGGGAACATGTCACAGCTCCCCCACAGGGCAGCTGGCACGCCTGGCACATCTCCAGGAGGTCCCAGCTCCTTctgtccctgggctggggagcaTCAACCTGTccctggagcagggcagcttCTTCAcaccctcttcttcctcctcctccccagggcgATGTGGGTGACCTCGGCCTCCCCGGTGCACCAGGACCCAAGGTACTGTGCCTGCGGTGGGTTTCTTGGTGGGGGGGTCCCACGTACATAGCAGAGTGGAGGCAGGGGTGCTGCTTGGGGGGCCACCTCATgccggagcggggagggggatgcTGGTATTTGGGGTCctcccagagcagagcagtgctgtggCTCGAGGGTGCGTGGAGCCGCCGACCACCCCCAGAATGCTCGCCGGGCTCCCACCACCCTCACTTGGCTTTGGTCCAGGTACTGCTGCCTCGAGAAGTGGGCCGGCAAGCCGAGCAGGGTGTTTCAAGGCACAGAAGGGGGTTTGCTTGGGGGAGTTTGGGTACCCACACCCCGCTGGGAAACCCCCTATCTTCTGCACATCACTCTTCTGCCCGCCTCCTCGAGCTTCTTGCCACCCCGCATCCCCCAGGGTGGAAGTAAAGGCTTCCTGGGACACGCGTGatcaccctcccctccctcgGGGGCCAGGGTGCCCCTTCGGATGGCCCATCCACCACAGCCTGAGCTGGGGGCAAGAGCCTCAAGAGTTAAGGTTCCTTAACACTGCTGATGGGAGAGGGCAGATGGGTCGGCAGCAGGCGCAAGGACTGATTCTGCTGCTCGGAGACCCGTAGCAAAGCGCGAGGGTGCCGCTGAGCATCCCCCCTCAGCGCTGAGCCTTGCCACCGCATCGGAGCCGCGACGCATGcgagaagaaaaatcacatttatgGTTTTAGACGAGCCTCTGGTGGCCACTGTGCGCATCGCGCAGGGAGCCGGTGCCATGTGAGGACCGCCGGGACGAGGGACACCGGAGCTGGGCGATGCCCCATCCCACAAAGCCCCTCTGCCCCGGAGACAGGGGAGCATCTGTGCTCTGTCCCAGGGGGTGGTTTGGGGATGCGGGAGGGGATGCGCTGCCTCCCGCTTGCAGGCACCAGGCAGGGACCGTTGCCACCTCGTCCCAGTCCCATCTGTCCCCTTTTTTTCTCGTCCCCTTTGCAGGGCAGCAAGGGAGAAACAGGACCAGCAGGAGCCCCGGGAGAGATGGGGTTAGCTGGCCTTCCTGGGCCCATCGGACCCCGAGGGCAGCCAGGGCCCCCCGGTCCCCCGGGACCGCCGGGGCCTGGCTACGAGGCTGGATTTGTAAGTGATCACCCCTGTGATGGGGGGGTGGGATAAACTGGAGCGGGGGCAGACATGGCtcagccccttctcccccctcccacctaGGGCGACATGGAGGGGTCGGGGCTGCCGTTCTCTGCCGGCTCCCCCGGACCACGCGGACCCGAAGGACCACAGGTAGCTCCGCTCgtgctccttccctctgctccatcctgggctccccagggcGTCCCCTGCCATCATGTGCCCCGCCATCACCCCACGCTCATGGCCCCCTTCTTGTTGCTTGCAGGGGGTGCCAGGACTGCCGGGGGTGAAGGTGAGGAGCCCTTCAAATGCCTTCCTCGCTCTTTGCCGGAGCCAGCTGcaggagcctggctccatccttgCAGGATGCCCACAGGCAGCCTGCGGGGATGCTCCTGCTCTGACACCTCTTTCCTTGCAGGGAGAGGTcggcagccccgggcagcccggCTTGCCAGGACCAAAGGTAAGAGCACCGAGAGGTCAGGACAGGCTGTGTGTGAGCTTCTGGGGTtggtggggtgctggggaggacccctgtgctccccagcctggggctgtCAGGAGGATGCTCTGTACTGCATCTCACCCTTTCTTGCACCTTGTTGCAGGGAGATGCTGGCATGCCTGGCGTGGATGGCCGCCCTGGCCTGGAGGGCTTCCCCGGACCACAGGTAGGAGcatcagcccccccccccctttccagAAGCTCCGCTCTCGCTCCAGGCAGGGCACCCTCGCTCGCTGCAGGGCCACTTGCAGCAGCCAGAATCTATCCCCAGCAACCAAAATCTGCCCCCAGCAGCCAAAATGCACCCCCCCCATGCCTTCAGCTGTTTCCCTGCTCTGGGACTGGGCTCACTGTGTGCCAGGGTTGCCCACGCTGCTTGGGACCCCATACTCATCAGCTTGCCGCCCTGCTCGCCATCACCTCCACCCAAAGCATCCCACCGTGGCTCGCTGCCTGGACCTTGCAGGCAAGGGGGGTGGCCTGAAAGGTTTTGCTGAGCCACAGGCAGGAGGGGGTCTCTGCTTGTGAGCCAGGGTCCGGCTGCATGCAGTGCCAAGCAGGAAGctcacctctgcctgctcctccttccaGGGACCCAAAGGTGACCGAGGCGGCCCTGGCGAGAAGGTAGGTACCACCGGGCTGGGGATGGGGCCTGGCCGGTGGTGGCCCTGGGGCTGATGGCTTGTGTCTTCCAGGGTGAGCGAGGCCAAGATGGTgtggggctgcccggccccccTGGTCCACCTGGTCCCCCTGGACAGGTCATCACTGTCTTGAGCGAAGATGTAAGTGATGGGTCCTGGCTTCACCGCAGCTTGGGAGAGCTAGAactgcggggtgggggggcctgCCCAGCACCCATTGTGCGAGGGAACTGAGAGAAACTTCTCCAGGAGCTCTGACCTCTTCAGCGCAAAGATCAGGGTGAAAAACcttgttttgtctctttttccagAAGTCTTTGGCGGCTTTGCCTGGTCCAGAGGTAGGTGCCCCCCTGCCACCCGCACCCCCTGGCAGTGCCAGGAGGGCACCTGGTTCCTTGCAAAGAGGGGGTTTGCTCATACAAGCATCTCTGCTTCTGTCTGCAGGGCAGAGTGGGTCACGCCGGCTTCCCGGTGAGttggtggcagggctggggaccgcAGGGGTGGCACTGGTGCCCGCAGGGGAGCATGGGGCAGCGTCTGGGCACTGGAGGGGGGAGTCAGAGTGAAAGCTCTGGGCATGCCTTGGTGAAACCTCTGGTTGCTGGTCCTGCTGCAGCGATGCTGGGGTGGTCATCGGCGTCTGCCTTTGGTGGGTCGGGGCTGACGTGGGCTTCTGTGCTCCTCCCTGCAGGGCCCGGTGGGACCGAAAGGAGACCGGGGGTCATCTGGTCCCCCGGGCTCCCCGGGGTTGAAGGTAACTGTTCCGGGCCAGCTCTGCACCATGGGGTGGTCACGCTCCTGGTCCCCCATCCTGCCTGGCCACCGGTCCCGGTGGTGATGCCAGCCCCGCCGTGGGAGGGAGCCTGGTCCCTCCATCGCCCCTCGCGCCTCCTCCTCTCttgcagggggagaagggggagccTGGCGTCATCATCAGTCCCGATGGGACCATGGTCACTGCGAAGGCGAAAGGAGAAAAGGTGGGTATGCCGCGGGAACGAGGGGCACGTCCCCGTGCGACAGGTGCCGGGTGGTCCCGGTAGTGATGCCCTTTCCCTCTCCGCTGTCTGCAGGGGGAGCCAGGGCTGCGGGGACCAATGGGACCCTCGGTAAGTCACCGTCGCCATCCTCCTCGTATCCCATGGGGAGGGACGGGGCTGATCCAGGGCAGAGGGGGACGGGGGTGTGCCCCCACTCTGAGCACCCCCATCTTCATCTTCTGTCCCCTCCAGGGTCCCCAGGGACGAGCAGGGATGAAGGGAGAGATCGGCTTTCCGGGCAGACCCGTAAGACCTGCTCCCGGTTTGTTTGTCCCCTCGGCCATCGCCTCCTCCACCGCGTCCCCCCACCCCGTTTGCATGTCTTGCACCCgccaaaccccaaaccccatcgTGTCCCTGCAGTGCCGAGGGGTGGGGCGATGCCGGGGTGCCAGTGGTGATGCTGGGATGTCACCCCGGAGCTggtgggggagatggggacggGGCTCATCCGTGTTGCTCATCCACAGGGACGTCCTGGCATGAACGGGCTGAAGGGCGAGAAGGGTGACCCCGCGGACGTCAGTAGTGCGCTGGGCTTGCGGGTGAGTGCTGCTGCAGTCTCCCCAGGCCGCTGGCCTAGCAGATGGCGGGACACACACCGAGGGTCTCCCTGGGGACGCGAATCCCTTTGGCAAAGGGCACATGCCTCCCTCTCTCAGGGACTGGTTGCCCCTCTGGGGCAGGGCATggccccggtgtcccccccgATGGGGACTGTCCACTTTGCAGGACCCTGATGCATATTCTTCCCCCCTGCAGggtcccccaggacccccaggtcccccaggCCCCCCCGGGCCACCCGGCAGCATAGTCTACGACAGCAGCAATGTGAGTAACAACATGGTCGCCATGATGGGGGAAGCTGAGGGCTGGTGACCGggtccccccagtgccccctgcTTGGCCGGAGGGGATGGAGGACACTCTGGTGGCATCCCGCAGCATCACATTGAGGCGGGGGTCCCCGAGGATGCTGCCATCTCTGCAGCCACTTCCTTTGCATCCCTGCAGGCCTTCAGTGACTCTGGCCATCCCGCGCTGCCGGCCTTCCCCGGTAAGAGGATGTCCCTCTCCCAGCCTCCTTGGGGCAGTTTGGGGACTCCCAAcaaggctggggagggggggatgggACACCCTTCttcagagctggggctgggatgctgcagtgctgagacggcatgtctctgctgctccccatAGGTTTCCACCAGTTTCCAGGacaaaagggagagaaaggtgATGCCGgagccccgggacccccaggtgGGTGACCCATCCCCGCAGGCAGAGGCGGGCAGGGGGTGGCTCGTGCCCACCCCAggtctcctctcccctcctctctctctccccacagGCCACTTCCCCTACGACCTGAGTCACTTCAGTGCCAACCTGCGGGTAAGCCCTTTGCCTGCCGGCGGCGGCTCGCGGGGCTGGCACCTGACGCTATTTGGGGTACCGGGGTGTGCCCTGGCCGCTCACCCTAAGACAGTGCCATCCTGCAGGGTGACAAAGGGGAGGCAGGTCCCAAGGGCGAGAAGGGCGAGCCAGGCAGCACCCCGCTCTATGGTCCCAGCGTCACCGGGCTGCCGGGGCCTCCAGGGCCCCAGGGCTACCCTGGGCTGCCGGTGAGTACCCCACGGCGTGGGGGATGAGGGGGAgcatggggaggggggcatCCCTGGGTGCTTTGCTCCAGGGATGCTCTCTCACACTGCCTAGGGTCCCAAGGGGGACAGTATCGTTGGGCCGCCAGGGCCTCCTGGACCTCAGGGCCCCCCTGGTATCGGATATGAGGGGCGGCAGGGCCCCCCTGGCCCTCCTGGCCCCCCCGGTCCACCCTCCTTCCCAGGCCCCCACAGACAAGGTGAGTACCCGTgcccctgcatccctcccttCCACCCCTGCATCCCTTCCTGCACACCCCACATCCCTCTCTACACCCCTCACATCCCTCCCCGTGCTCCGTGCTGCAGCCCTCTCCATCtcactcttcttcctcccagctATCAGCATCCCTGGCCCCCCCGGACCACCGGGACCCCCTGGACCACCAGGCACCAGTGGGATGTCCTTGGGGGTGAGTTGGGGCTCTGGGGGGGTGTTGCCCACGGGCTGGCTGGCCGAGCCCTGAGCCACCCGCCGGGCTGTGCCCGCAGCTGCGTGCTCTGCCGACCTACCAGGCGATGCTGAGCGCCGCGCACGAGCTGCCCGAGGGTGGCCTCATCTTCCTGACTGACCGGCAAGAGCTCTACGTCCGCCTGCGCGGGGGCTTCCGCCGGGTGCTGGTGagtggggggcagggggagaagggggcaCCCTGTCTTGGGTTGCACTGCCTGGCTctgaggggctgcaggcagcatcaCCCTGGAGTTTCAGGAGTTGTGGCATCTTTTGGGGATGCTcgggtgtcccccccacccttacgcaaggaagaggagaggggggTGGCTGGGATCTGATGTGCCATGTACTTGCAGCTGGAAGAGCACACCCTGAtccccagctcagctctggtgagtcccctgtcccccacccctATCTCCATCCAttcatctccatctccattCCTCCATCCCCATTgccatccatccatccccatCGTCATCTCCATCACCATCCCCATCTCGTTCCatccatccccatctccatccatccccatccccattgtcatctccatctccatccccatccctaaCCATCCCCATCCTGCTCAGGGCAGAGCCAAGCCTCAGcctgtctcttcctccctccccaggacAATGAGGTGTACGACAAGCCCCCCAGCATCCACTAcgctggcccccagcccccctccagccccacagacccctgcaccccctccgCAACCATGGCCCCCCGCCCACCGCCCGACCCTGGCGTGGGGACGAGGTGGTGGCCAACCAGCACCGCCTGCCCGAGCAACCCCTGCTCCACCACCAGCACGAGCTCGTCAACAGCTACTACATCCACCGCCGGCCGGATCCGGCCCCCGTGGCCGTCCACGTGCACCAGGACTTCCAGCCCGCTGTGAGTGCCGTGTGCCAGCCGAGGGGAGATGATGATGGTGGCCAAAGCCATGTGCCTCAATCCCTGTTGTCCCCTCTTGGCAGCTTCACCTGGTGGCCCTGAATGCCCCGCTGAGCGGTGGCATGCGCGGCATCCGGGGCGCTGACTTCCAGTGCTTCCAGCAAGCCCGGCAGGTCGGGCTGGCCGGCACCTTCCGCGCCTTCCTCTCCTCCCGCCTGCAGGACCTCTACAGCATCGTGCGCAGGGCCGACCGCACCGCTGTGCCCATCGTCAACCTCCGGGTACGTGTGTCCCCGTCCCGACACCCCGCCAGCTCTGAGGGATGCAGAACATCCCCAAGCCCCCATCCATCCGCACAGCAGTGACCGTGGAGCTTGGAGCTCCTGCGATGCTcttggggtgcaggcagggctgaccCCTTTTTCCACCCCCGCACCAGGACGAAGTGCTCTTCAGTAACTGGGAAGCCCTTTTCACGGGCAGCGAGGCCCCGCTGCAAGCTGGCGCCCGCATCCTCTCCTTCGATGGCCGGGATGTCCTGCGGGATGCAGGATGGTGAGCATGGGATCGAgtgatggggaaggaggggagatgggggtcTGGACCGCAGTGGGGACAGCGGCAGCCCCCcacctttctcctttccaggcCGCAGAAGAGCATCTGGCATGGCTCAGATGCCAAGGGCCGGCGCTTGCCCGAGAGCTACTGTGAGACGTGGCGGACGGAGGAGCGCACGGCCACCGGCCAGGCTTCCTCGCTGGGCTCCGGCaagctgctggagcaggcagccagcagctgccagcacgCCTTCATCGTCCTCTGCATCGAGAACAGCTTCATGACTGCCGCCAAAAAGTGAcacccctgtccccgtcccctggGTACCCCACATCTCCCCGGGGAGAGTCGGGCCAGCCtgcaccccggcacccccgtGGTCCTCAGCCCTTCCATCTCCTGCCCTCGCCCCGCAgggttttcttctcctcccacagTCCTGAAGCCAAAGAGTATTGCCATCGCCCCTGCCCTGGGTCGGCAGGGGCTCACTTCCCACCCGGGGCAGGGCAGCTGTGGGctggctgccttcctcctcctcctcctcctctcactcCACTTCTCTTCTGACCCCTAATATTTAACCACTTCAGCTTGCGTCCACCACCCGCTCGGATGCTCTTTTTGGGGTGGCTGGGCAGGAGAATGCTTGGCAGGGAGATTTCGGTGCTGCCATGTGGTGTGCCCTCCCAGAAAGCCTTGGGGGGCTTTCTCTGaccacccccccagccccgcactgTTCTCGCCAGGAGCTTGAGGCCAGGCCCAaatccctgctgctggggccaCGGGGTCTTCTCCAGCCAAAACCCCGGCATCCCACCCAAGCAAGGGACCGTCCCGTGGCAGTGCTGGGGCCCCCTCCAGATGGTCTCTGTCCTCCCTAGGTAAGGAccatcccacccagccccccATCATCATCCTCACCTCCactccccagccagcagctcacAAGTCCCAGGGGGGTCTggtcccccccatc of Ciconia boyciana chromosome 10, ASM3463844v1, whole genome shotgun sequence contains these proteins:
- the COL18A1 gene encoding LOW QUALITY PROTEIN: collagen alpha-1(XVIII) chain (The sequence of the model RefSeq protein was modified relative to this genomic sequence to represent the inferred CDS: deleted 2 bases in 1 codon), encoding MRPGCPPWRLLLLGLFVLLVPAASQEPENLSTEVSLLELIGDPPPEEILKIYGPDNNPGYVFGPNANTGQVARYHLPSPFYRDFSLLFHIQPTTPRAGVLFAITDSSQSIIYVGVKLSELRMGRQQIIFYYTEPGSPRSYAAATFTVPTLLNQWTRFAISVEEDVVVLYLDCEEHERVHFERSPDEMELEDGSGLFVAQAGGADPDKYQGVIADLKLQGDPRAAERQCEEEEDDTEEVSGDFGSGVEDGHQPSGKDRGVPGLVDAVPVTSPPVAAGGGPRGGGGSLQQAERTRAEETLQVSAGGTGPKGEKGEKGERGLKGDSGTSSIVGTGSVKGEKGEKGELGVKGSAGFGYPGSKGQKGEPGDPGPPGTLSRHTDGSMVEQVTGPPGPPGKDGAPGRDGEPGDPGEDGKPGDMGPQGFPGMPGEPGLKGEKGDPGVGPRGPPGPPGPPGPPGPSSKHDKLTFIDMEGSGFGGDLESLRGPRGPPGPPGPPGVPGLPGEPGRFGMNRTDLLGPPGLPGRDGIPGPPGPAGPQGPPGKDGVAGQPGPKGEQGDVGDLGLPGAPGPKGSKGETGPAGAPGEMGLAGLPGPIGPRGQPGPPGPPGPPGPGYEAGFGDMEGSGLPFSAGSPGPRGPEGPQGVPGLPGVKGEVGSPGQPGLPGPKGDAGMPGVDGRPGLEGFPGPQGPKGDRGGPGEKGERGQDGVGLPGPPGPPGPPGQVITVLSEDKSLAALPGPEGRVGHAGFPGPVGPKGDRGSSGPPGSPGLKGEKGEPGVIISPDGTMVTAKAKGEKGEPGLRGPMGPSGPQGRAGMKGEIGFPGRPGRPGMNGLKGEKGDPADVSSALGLRGPPGPPGPPGPPGPPGSIVYDSSNAFSDSGHPALPAFPGFHQFPGQKGEKGDAGAPGPPGHFPYDLSHFSANLRGDKGEAGPKGEKGEPGSTPLYGPSVTGLPGPPGPQGYPGLPGPKGDSIVGPPGPPGPQGPPGIGYEGRQGPPGPPGPPGPPSFPGPHRQAISIPGPPGPPGPPGPPGTSGMSLGLRALPTYQAMLSAAHELPEGGLIFLTDRQELYVRLRGGFRRVLLEEHTLIPSSALDNEVYDKPPSIHYAGPQPLQPHRPLHPLRNHGPPPTARPWRGDEVVANQHRLPEQPLLHHQHELVNSYYIHRRPDPAPVAVHVHQDFQPALHLVALNAPLSGGMRGIRGADFQCFQQARQVGLAGTFRAFLSSRLQDLYSIVRRADRTAVPIVNLRDEVLFSNWEALFTGSEAPLQAGARILSFDGRDVLRDAGWPQKSIWHGSDAKGRRLPESYCETWRTEERTATGQASSLGSGKLLEQAASSCQHAFIVLCIENSFMTAAKK